A region of Verrucomicrobiota bacterium DNA encodes the following proteins:
- a CDS encoding DUF933 domain-containing protein: MKDLEAVETRLGRGPAAAEKAVLEKLAEALMSENPVSSAGLAPEELAAISAHNFISTKPVVAADAAELAEPDALLLRAFAESGWISFLTVGGKENRAWPIRAGSTAWEAAGSIHTDIQKGFIRAEVISFADLVECGGETQAKRAGKLRLELKTYVMQDCDVVNFRSGK, encoded by the coding sequence AGACGCGCCTCGGCCGCGGGCCCGCCGCGGCGGAGAAGGCCGTGCTCGAAAAACTCGCCGAGGCGTTGATGAGCGAGAACCCCGTGTCCTCCGCCGGGCTCGCTCCGGAGGAACTCGCGGCCATCTCGGCGCACAACTTCATCTCCACCAAGCCGGTCGTCGCCGCCGACGCCGCGGAACTTGCGGAGCCGGACGCGCTGCTGTTGCGCGCGTTCGCGGAGAGCGGGTGGATCAGCTTCCTCACCGTCGGCGGGAAGGAGAACCGCGCGTGGCCCATCCGCGCCGGCTCGACCGCGTGGGAGGCCGCGGGCAGCATCCACACCGACATCCAGAAGGGGTTCATCCGCGCCGAGGTCATCAGCTTCGCGGACCTCGTCGAATGCGGCGGCGAGACGCAGGCCAAGCGCGCCGGCAAGCTGCGCCTCGAACTCAAGACCTACGTGATGCAGGACTGCGACGTGGTGAACTTCCGGTCGGGCAAGTAG